A region from the Andrena cerasifolii isolate SP2316 chromosome 9, iyAndCera1_principal, whole genome shotgun sequence genome encodes:
- the Borcs6 gene encoding BLOC-1 related complex subunit 6 isoform X2, which yields MESDENEGHSKQVAAMRSEKNAAVDYDEDRLHEMTASYSEISFDSQSSPPISELRSLIESPDIDGTKFLEESLEKMHGVGGRPDQLNLRNRGDSPVEDEDLDPPSYHKAMGYLQLEGTVMQDGDMVLFVTEDLENKIKLSSPVTKKGETPSFPGSRSSTPCLYRQALTPQLHLLDHNVLNELEMEARKVATSVDALTENLAAILHSASALTVGCLETYRDAVCKTCDTVDHNIKSMYQLMAKCEELSKSMGPFYKLAEQMREMKRMLELFESAINL from the exons ATGGAATCGGATGAAAACGAGGGGCACTCGAAGCAAGTAGCAGCGATGCGGAGTGAAAAGAATGCTGCCGTCGACTACGACGAAGATAGA CTGCACGAGATGACAGCCTCTTACTCCGAAATATCGTTCGACTCGCAATCATCCCCGCCTATTTCAGAATTGAGATCGCTAATTGAGTCGCCGGATATCGATGGGACGAAGTTCTTGGAGGAGAGTCTAGAGAAGATGCACGGCGTGGGTGGCAGGCCCGATCAACTCAACTTGAGGAACAGAGGGGACAGTCCAGTGGAGGACGAGGACTTGGACCCTCCCAGTTACCACAAGGCGATGGGGTACCTGCAGCTCGAGGGGACAGTGATGCAGGACGGAGACATGGTCCTCTTCGTCACGGAGGATTTGGAGAACAAGATTAAACTCTCTAGCCCGGTGACGAAGAAAGGAGAGACACCGTCTTTCCCTGGCTCCCGTAGCTCTACGCCTTGCTTGTACAGGCAGGCTCTAACACCTCAGCTGCACCTGCTCGATCATAACGTATTGAACGAGTTGGAGATGGAAGCTAGGAAAGTGGCCACCTCTGTCGATGCCTTGACAGAGAATCTGGCTGCTATTTTGCACAGC GCCTCTGCGCTGACTGTCGGGTGCTTGGAAACGTACAGAGATGCGGTTTGCAAGACCTGTGATACAGTGGATCATAACATTAAGTCGATGTATCAGTTAATGGCGAAGTGCGAGGAGCTATCCAAGTCGATGGGACCTTTCTATAAGCTGGCGGAACAAATGCGA GAAATGAAGAGGATGCTGGAGCTGTTCGAGAGTGCCATAAACCTGTGA
- the Pig-t gene encoding phosphatidylinositol glycan anchor biosynthesis class T isoform X2, whose product MLIIRKYRLQRRRDSSVQHSHLFPRGLGEIISRHGVDELHLTLTKGLWNYQKWGYPYHDAGPGAEISTWFHRDVANVDDEWKGLTNALAGLFCASLNFVNPSNSMSPEFTFRPMGVVEHSVNSSHLRYSSLPREIVCTENLTPFKKLLPCNSKKGLATLLNSAYIHNTNYHSIGVHFRVICSNALCTRTSLELRQTVSLIYDTMADVSQDWSIRKFFGMGIKGACPLATMSNVYIDVSNNNTNQIYELAPPPSAKIISLRGGQQNRIAVYDIRSHSTKGMFNIGVIHKSGQKASLSYPSILFANRYIIGYGQERGSLVTKLYNNYWQALDIVLLENIPWYLPVYLHSVTITCGGKKIVPLAQRYLPGKERKSPYYLEMVLRLPPQSVTKFSIEMDYSFLKWQEYPPDANHGFYMGSAVITALLPIARNYTALPLDGSTITSSFNASRDGYLVQLRTESLLISLPTPDFSMPYNVICLACTAVALAFGPLHNISTKRLVLKRNEMDWTERLCSFFAEKIKPKKKKQE is encoded by the exons ATGCTGATTATCCGAAAGTACCGTTTGCAACGTCGCCGCGATAGCTCAG TACAACACTCCCATTTATTCCCAAGAGGACTCGGTGAAATTATAAGTCGCCATGGTGTAGACGAATTACACCTGACTTTAACCAAAGGACTGTGGAATTACCAAAAATGGGGATATCCTTATCACGATGCAGGTCCTGGCGCAGAGATATCAACATGGTTTCACAGAGATGTTGCCAA TGTCGATGACGAGTGGAAAGGTCTAACGAACGCTTTAGCGGGTCTGTTCTGTGCCTCTCTAAATTTTGTTAATCCCTCAAATAGTATGTCTCCAGAATTTACATTCCGCCCCATGGGTGTTGTAGAGCATAGCGTAAATTCCAGTCACCTACGCTATTCGTCACTGCCAAGGGAAATAGTTTGTACAGAAAATTTAACGCCATTCAAGAAATTGTTACCATGTAACTCTAAG AAAGGTTTGGCAACACTATTGAACTCTGCGTATATTCATAATACGAACTATCATTCCATTGGAGTACACTTCCGAGTGATATGTTCAAACGCATTGTGCACGAGGACGTCATTAGAATTACGACAGACAGTTTCGTTAATATACGACACTATGGCAGATGTATCGCAG GATTGGTCAATTCGGAAATTCTTTGGCATGGGAATTAAGGGCGCGTGCCCCCTTGCTACAATGAGTAACGTATACATCGACGTGTCTAATAACAATACAAATCAAATTTACGAACTGGCGCCGCCTCCGAGTGCGAAGATTATTAGCCTTCGTGGCGGCCAGCAAAATAGAATAGCAGTTTACGACATCAGGTCTCATTCTACGAAGGGAATGTTTAACATCGGAGTTATACATAAAAGTGGTCAGAAGGCGAGCTTAAGCTATCCGTCGATTTTGTTTGCAAACCGATACATCATCG GGTACGGGCAAGAAAGGGGTAGCTTGGTAACGAAACTGTATAATAACTACTGGCAAGCTCTCGACATTGTTTTACTAGAAAATATTCCATGGTATTTGCCGGTGTATCTACACTCTGTCACAATAACTTGTGGAGGGAAGAAGATTGTCCCAT TGGCGCAGCGTTATTTACctggaaaagaaaggaaaagtcCATATTATCTGGAAATGGTGCTGCGGTTGCCGCCGCAGTCAGTAACGAAGTTCTCGATTGAAATGGACTACTCGTTCCTTAAATGGCAAGAATACCCACCGGACGCCAATCACGGATTTTACATGGGTTCCGCTGTAATTACTGCGTTGCTGCCTATCGCAAGAAATTACACCGCACTGCCACTGGATGGAAGTACTATAACATCAAG CTTTAACGCCTCGAGAGATGGATACTTGGTCCAGTTAAGAACCGAATCTTTGCTCATCAGTCTTCCGACGCCAGATTTCAGTATGCCGTACAATGTTATTTGCTTAGCGTGTACAGCAGTCGCCCTGGCATTTGGCCCGCTTCACAATATCTCAACGAAACGATTAGTTTTAAAACGAAACGAAATGGATTGGACAGAAAGACTATGCTCTTTCTTCGCAGAGAAGattaaaccaaagaaaaagaagcaagaatga
- the Borcs6 gene encoding BLOC-1 related complex subunit 6 isoform X4 produces MTASYSEISFDSQSSPPISELRSLIESPDIDGTKFLEESLEKMHGVGGRPDQLNLRNRGDSPVEDEDLDPPSYHKAMGYLQLEGTVMQDGDMVLFVTEDLENKIKLSSPVTKKGETPSFPGSRSSTPCLYRQALTPQLHLLDHNVLNELEMEARKVATSVDALTENLAAILHSASALTVGCLETYRDAVCKTCDTVDHNIKSMYQLMAKCEELSKSMGPFYKLAEQIKEMKRMLELFESAINL; encoded by the exons ATGACAGCCTCTTACTCCGAAATATCGTTCGACTCGCAATCATCCCCGCCTATTTCAGAATTGAGATCGCTAATTGAGTCGCCGGATATCGATGGGACGAAGTTCTTGGAGGAGAGTCTAGAGAAGATGCACGGCGTGGGTGGCAGGCCCGATCAACTCAACTTGAGGAACAGAGGGGACAGTCCAGTGGAGGACGAGGACTTGGACCCTCCCAGTTACCACAAGGCGATGGGGTACCTGCAGCTCGAGGGGACAGTGATGCAGGACGGAGACATGGTCCTCTTCGTCACGGAGGATTTGGAGAACAAGATTAAACTCTCTAGCCCGGTGACGAAGAAAGGAGAGACACCGTCTTTCCCTGGCTCCCGTAGCTCTACGCCTTGCTTGTACAGGCAGGCTCTAACACCTCAGCTGCACCTGCTCGATCATAACGTATTGAACGAGTTGGAGATGGAAGCTAGGAAAGTGGCCACCTCTGTCGATGCCTTGACAGAGAATCTGGCTGCTATTTTGCACAGC GCCTCTGCGCTGACTGTCGGGTGCTTGGAAACGTACAGAGATGCGGTTTGCAAGACCTGTGATACAGTGGATCATAACATTAAGTCGATGTATCAGTTAATGGCGAAGTGCGAGGAGCTATCCAAGTCGATGGGACCTTTCTATAAGCTGGCGGAACAAAT CAAGGAAATGAAGAGGATGCTGGAGCTGTTCGAGAGTGCCATAAACCTGTGA
- the Borcs6 gene encoding BLOC-1 related complex subunit 6 isoform X1 — MESDENEGHSKQVAAMRSEKNAAVDYDEDRLHEMTASYSEISFDSQSSPPISELRSLIESPDIDGTKFLEESLEKMHGVGGRPDQLNLRNRGDSPVEDEDLDPPSYHKAMGYLQLEGTVMQDGDMVLFVTEDLENKIKLSSPVTKKGETPSFPGSRSSTPCLYRQALTPQLHLLDHNVLNELEMEARKVATSVDALTENLAAILHSASALTVGCLETYRDAVCKTCDTVDHNIKSMYQLMAKCEELSKSMGPFYKLAEQIKEMKRMLELFESAINL, encoded by the exons ATGGAATCGGATGAAAACGAGGGGCACTCGAAGCAAGTAGCAGCGATGCGGAGTGAAAAGAATGCTGCCGTCGACTACGACGAAGATAGA CTGCACGAGATGACAGCCTCTTACTCCGAAATATCGTTCGACTCGCAATCATCCCCGCCTATTTCAGAATTGAGATCGCTAATTGAGTCGCCGGATATCGATGGGACGAAGTTCTTGGAGGAGAGTCTAGAGAAGATGCACGGCGTGGGTGGCAGGCCCGATCAACTCAACTTGAGGAACAGAGGGGACAGTCCAGTGGAGGACGAGGACTTGGACCCTCCCAGTTACCACAAGGCGATGGGGTACCTGCAGCTCGAGGGGACAGTGATGCAGGACGGAGACATGGTCCTCTTCGTCACGGAGGATTTGGAGAACAAGATTAAACTCTCTAGCCCGGTGACGAAGAAAGGAGAGACACCGTCTTTCCCTGGCTCCCGTAGCTCTACGCCTTGCTTGTACAGGCAGGCTCTAACACCTCAGCTGCACCTGCTCGATCATAACGTATTGAACGAGTTGGAGATGGAAGCTAGGAAAGTGGCCACCTCTGTCGATGCCTTGACAGAGAATCTGGCTGCTATTTTGCACAGC GCCTCTGCGCTGACTGTCGGGTGCTTGGAAACGTACAGAGATGCGGTTTGCAAGACCTGTGATACAGTGGATCATAACATTAAGTCGATGTATCAGTTAATGGCGAAGTGCGAGGAGCTATCCAAGTCGATGGGACCTTTCTATAAGCTGGCGGAACAAAT CAAGGAAATGAAGAGGATGCTGGAGCTGTTCGAGAGTGCCATAAACCTGTGA
- the Ova gene encoding ovaries absent — MRYSTLQEQNYEVGLPRSQLLGDTSEAMMDVTNNIESKNINPLEEGSVVSNLPLLFANGYPTSLEKITLVQLERFVTFMVQCSLGHDTTEVIIEPRWWPKEVKFSNPLTRPKRLSENWMANLKKLVFRCYTYHRSEYLLRFCSYLARYPHEDLEYVNNWDSTTSLYHKTTGKLLVTFRNENMNYDKRTESPRKKLLTRNGVASCLSSKLKQQQHPIQMVKPSKEDIYLCDNCDAEFISLEQMKEHERVCCDREQIRNNSRPATPDLSTAEPELRQDQFLDYFALCSQKEESKSMGTNNGATVKNGAVERPSRRVRSSINFSKFLSIPFSSPAGLLLTKKSKAMTEETQLERLDRIERYLIAPVLDSSSRPKWLEADFQSDRWLVTYKQNREKPIDDYVHQYKFVNSVERKPMLSIHSQLLYVVCRPVYVLLTRLTAEQVNSIQRDPRRHRCSGRKVSIDNMESTAGDPESLRSHVSSKRKAPSDENDASPMVKGEVMVSNERIIGNPAFFENAESYDENNTPIVKPLKEATLRAISSDTVTMIDLCSSDEEVTSNQTAVSSDENRDPMKYITGNVTQSLLQKLSSTKLHVKSHICPTDQTGEWVSDNILNTSSENCTSKYCGTILNAHTNLSPVLRPAP; from the exons ATGAGATACTCAACGCTACAGGAACAAAATTACGAGGTTGGTTTACCTCGGAGCCAACTGCTCGGAGACACGAGCGAAGCTATGATGGATGTGACGAATAACATAGAATCGAAGAATATTAATCCTTTGGAGGAAGGTTCTGTGGTATCCAACCTTCCTCTTCTGTTCGCCAATGGATATCCGACGTCTCTGGAGAAAATTACATTG GTACAGCTGGAGCGTTTTGTGACCTTCATGGTACAGTGTTCGCTAGGTCATGACACCACAGAAGTGATCATCGAACCACGATGGTGGCCAAAGGAAGTAAAGTTCTCCAATCCCCTAACAAGACCTAAGAGACTCAGTGAA AACTGGATGGCCAATTTAAAGAAATTGGTATTCAGATGTTATACGTACCACAGAAGCGAGTATCTTTTACGTTTCTGCTCTTATCTCGCACGGTATCCACACGAAGACCTGGAATATGTTAACAATTGGGACTCTACGACAAGTTTGTATCACAAGACCACTGGAAAATTGTTAGTGACGTTTCGTAATGAAAATATG AATTATGATAAAAGAACCGAGAGCCCGCGAAAAAAGTTACTCACCCGCAATGGAGTTGCTTCTTGCTTATCTAGTAAATTGAAGCAACAGCAGCACCCCATTCAAATGGTCAAGCCATCAAAGGAAGACATTTACTTGTGTGACAATTGCGACGCTGAGTTTATAAGCTTAGAGCAGATGAAG gaGCACGAGCGCGTGTGCTGCGATCGAGAACAGATTAGGAATAATTCACGACCCGCGACGCCAGATTTGTCGACCGCGGAGCCTGAATTGAGGCAAGACCAATTCTTGGACTACTTTGCATTATGTTCGCAAAAAGAGGAATCGAAATCAATGGGAACGAATAACGGCGCCACTGTTAAGAACGGCGCCGTTGAGCGTCCCTCCCGGCGTGTTCGTAgttctattaatttttcaaaatttttgagCATCCCTTTCTCGTCTCCCGCcggtttattattaactaagaaGTCGAAGGCGATGACAGAAGAAACACAGCTAGAAAGGCTGGATAGGATAGAGAGATATCTGATCGCTCCCGTTTTGGACAGTTCGTCTAGACCCAAGTGGTTGGAAGCGGATTTTCAAAGCGACAGATGGCTCGTTACGTACAAGCAGAATCGAGAGAAACCGATCGACGATTACGTTCACCAATACAAATTTGTAAACTCTGTTGAGAGGAAGCCAA TGTTGAGCATACATTCGCAATTGTTATATGTTGTGTGTCGACCCGTTTACGTTCTTTTGACGCGCCTAACTGCAGAACAAGTGAACAGTATTCAACGAGATCCGCGTAGACATCGGTGTTCCGGCCGAAAAGTTTCCATCGACAACATGGAGTCGACGGCGGGAGATCCGGAGAGTTTGAGATCCCACGTCTCGTCGAAACGCAAAGCCCCGAGTGACGAGAATGACGCGAGCCCAATGGTAAAAGGTGAAGTGATGGTTAGTAATGAACGGATTATCGGAAACCCGGCTTTTTTCGAGAACGCAGAATCTTACGACGAAAATAATACACCTATCGTTAAACCTCTAAAAGAAGCGACCTTGCGCGCAATATCATCGGACACTGTCACAATGATCGACCTGTGTTCCTCGGACGAAGAGGTGACTTCGAATCAGACTGCTGTATCTTCGGATGAAAATAGGGATCCAATGAAGTACATCACCGGCAATGTGACGCAATCGCTGTTGCAAAAGCTTTCGTCGACTAAGCTTCACGTGAAATCGCACATTTGCCCGACGGATCAAACGGGCGAATGGGTGTCGGATAACATTTTGAATACCAGCAGCGAAAACTGTACAAGCAAATACTGTGGTACAATTTTGAACGCGCATACGAATTTATCCCCAGTCCTTAGACCAGCACCATAA
- the Pig-t gene encoding phosphatidylinositol glycan anchor biosynthesis class T isoform X1 has protein sequence MKYLGSSLLFFVLVSAVKFVSPHNDFFDEELMLKSLPSNHVYAYFQFTTVWETAKEAKALQHSHLFPRGLGEIISRHGVDELHLTLTKGLWNYQKWGYPYHDAGPGAEISTWFHRDVANVDDEWKGLTNALAGLFCASLNFVNPSNSMSPEFTFRPMGVVEHSVNSSHLRYSSLPREIVCTENLTPFKKLLPCNSKKGLATLLNSAYIHNTNYHSIGVHFRVICSNALCTRTSLELRQTVSLIYDTMADVSQDWSIRKFFGMGIKGACPLATMSNVYIDVSNNNTNQIYELAPPPSAKIISLRGGQQNRIAVYDIRSHSTKGMFNIGVIHKSGQKASLSYPSILFANRYIIGYGQERGSLVTKLYNNYWQALDIVLLENIPWYLPVYLHSVTITCGGKKIVPLAQRYLPGKERKSPYYLEMVLRLPPQSVTKFSIEMDYSFLKWQEYPPDANHGFYMGSAVITALLPIARNYTALPLDGSTITSSFNASRDGYLVQLRTESLLISLPTPDFSMPYNVICLACTAVALAFGPLHNISTKRLVLKRNEMDWTERLCSFFAEKIKPKKKKQE, from the exons ATGAAGTATCTTGGAAGTTCGCTGTTGTTTTTCGTACTTGTTAGTGCCGTAAAATTTGTGTCTCCGCACAATGATTTCTTCGACGAAGAGTTGATGTTAAAATCCTTGCCGAGTAATCATGTTTACGCGTATTTTCAATTTACTACCGTGTGGGAGACGGCGAAGGAAGCGAAGGCGT TACAACACTCCCATTTATTCCCAAGAGGACTCGGTGAAATTATAAGTCGCCATGGTGTAGACGAATTACACCTGACTTTAACCAAAGGACTGTGGAATTACCAAAAATGGGGATATCCTTATCACGATGCAGGTCCTGGCGCAGAGATATCAACATGGTTTCACAGAGATGTTGCCAA TGTCGATGACGAGTGGAAAGGTCTAACGAACGCTTTAGCGGGTCTGTTCTGTGCCTCTCTAAATTTTGTTAATCCCTCAAATAGTATGTCTCCAGAATTTACATTCCGCCCCATGGGTGTTGTAGAGCATAGCGTAAATTCCAGTCACCTACGCTATTCGTCACTGCCAAGGGAAATAGTTTGTACAGAAAATTTAACGCCATTCAAGAAATTGTTACCATGTAACTCTAAG AAAGGTTTGGCAACACTATTGAACTCTGCGTATATTCATAATACGAACTATCATTCCATTGGAGTACACTTCCGAGTGATATGTTCAAACGCATTGTGCACGAGGACGTCATTAGAATTACGACAGACAGTTTCGTTAATATACGACACTATGGCAGATGTATCGCAG GATTGGTCAATTCGGAAATTCTTTGGCATGGGAATTAAGGGCGCGTGCCCCCTTGCTACAATGAGTAACGTATACATCGACGTGTCTAATAACAATACAAATCAAATTTACGAACTGGCGCCGCCTCCGAGTGCGAAGATTATTAGCCTTCGTGGCGGCCAGCAAAATAGAATAGCAGTTTACGACATCAGGTCTCATTCTACGAAGGGAATGTTTAACATCGGAGTTATACATAAAAGTGGTCAGAAGGCGAGCTTAAGCTATCCGTCGATTTTGTTTGCAAACCGATACATCATCG GGTACGGGCAAGAAAGGGGTAGCTTGGTAACGAAACTGTATAATAACTACTGGCAAGCTCTCGACATTGTTTTACTAGAAAATATTCCATGGTATTTGCCGGTGTATCTACACTCTGTCACAATAACTTGTGGAGGGAAGAAGATTGTCCCAT TGGCGCAGCGTTATTTACctggaaaagaaaggaaaagtcCATATTATCTGGAAATGGTGCTGCGGTTGCCGCCGCAGTCAGTAACGAAGTTCTCGATTGAAATGGACTACTCGTTCCTTAAATGGCAAGAATACCCACCGGACGCCAATCACGGATTTTACATGGGTTCCGCTGTAATTACTGCGTTGCTGCCTATCGCAAGAAATTACACCGCACTGCCACTGGATGGAAGTACTATAACATCAAG CTTTAACGCCTCGAGAGATGGATACTTGGTCCAGTTAAGAACCGAATCTTTGCTCATCAGTCTTCCGACGCCAGATTTCAGTATGCCGTACAATGTTATTTGCTTAGCGTGTACAGCAGTCGCCCTGGCATTTGGCCCGCTTCACAATATCTCAACGAAACGATTAGTTTTAAAACGAAACGAAATGGATTGGACAGAAAGACTATGCTCTTTCTTCGCAGAGAAGattaaaccaaagaaaaagaagcaagaatga
- the Borcs6 gene encoding BLOC-1 related complex subunit 6 isoform X3: MESDENEGHSKQVAAMRSEKNAAVDYDEDRLHEMTASYSEISFDSQSSPPISELRSLIESPDIDGTKFLEESLEKMHGVGGRPDQLNLRNRGDSPVEDEDLDPPSYHKAMGYLQLEGTVMQDGDMVLFVTEDLENKIKLSSPVTKKGETPSFPGSRSSTPCLYRQALTPQLHLLDHNVLNELEMEARKVATSVDALTENLAAILHSASALTVGCLETYRDAVCKTCDTVDHNIKSMYQLMAKCEELSKSMGPFYKLAEQMRV, from the exons ATGGAATCGGATGAAAACGAGGGGCACTCGAAGCAAGTAGCAGCGATGCGGAGTGAAAAGAATGCTGCCGTCGACTACGACGAAGATAGA CTGCACGAGATGACAGCCTCTTACTCCGAAATATCGTTCGACTCGCAATCATCCCCGCCTATTTCAGAATTGAGATCGCTAATTGAGTCGCCGGATATCGATGGGACGAAGTTCTTGGAGGAGAGTCTAGAGAAGATGCACGGCGTGGGTGGCAGGCCCGATCAACTCAACTTGAGGAACAGAGGGGACAGTCCAGTGGAGGACGAGGACTTGGACCCTCCCAGTTACCACAAGGCGATGGGGTACCTGCAGCTCGAGGGGACAGTGATGCAGGACGGAGACATGGTCCTCTTCGTCACGGAGGATTTGGAGAACAAGATTAAACTCTCTAGCCCGGTGACGAAGAAAGGAGAGACACCGTCTTTCCCTGGCTCCCGTAGCTCTACGCCTTGCTTGTACAGGCAGGCTCTAACACCTCAGCTGCACCTGCTCGATCATAACGTATTGAACGAGTTGGAGATGGAAGCTAGGAAAGTGGCCACCTCTGTCGATGCCTTGACAGAGAATCTGGCTGCTATTTTGCACAGC GCCTCTGCGCTGACTGTCGGGTGCTTGGAAACGTACAGAGATGCGGTTTGCAAGACCTGTGATACAGTGGATCATAACATTAAGTCGATGTATCAGTTAATGGCGAAGTGCGAGGAGCTATCCAAGTCGATGGGACCTTTCTATAAGCTGGCGGAACAAATGCGAGTTTGA